One Natrinema marinum genomic window carries:
- a CDS encoding tyrosine-type recombinase/integrase, translated as MSNSEYLFEADSWEEKVYRNQHTAINDWLRSKETTGKTRRTLNEYSRTAKIFFHDEFPDLDPEDVEVRDIERYLSRLNQRELSQNTKRRYLESLSAFYSWALQRPRYEEITGNPAAVILEEVPKNVPNRPDCATWENARKIVDAVEDPRNFTVTAVLAKTGCRAREACEIREDDLLLDEGFIRLRKRKGGKQTVVPIDNELREIIEFYQLIRTDKGSDYLFESVKGGRMTREQLRRHVRGAAVRAGVMEEGETRFHKKFTPHTFRTVFTTLMRNQGMSDHVLKYIRGDSKTETMDIYTRVDRTQAREEYLDCIKKLDVHI; from the coding sequence ATGAGCAATTCTGAATATCTCTTCGAGGCTGATAGCTGGGAAGAGAAAGTCTATCGGAACCAGCATACAGCAATCAATGACTGGCTTCGAAGCAAGGAAACCACGGGAAAAACACGGCGAACACTCAACGAGTACAGCCGGACCGCCAAGATATTCTTCCACGACGAGTTCCCCGACCTCGATCCCGAAGATGTTGAAGTCAGAGACATCGAAAGGTATCTGAGCCGGTTGAACCAGCGAGAACTCAGCCAGAACACCAAACGCCGCTACCTTGAAAGCCTGTCAGCGTTCTACAGCTGGGCGCTCCAACGACCACGATACGAAGAAATCACGGGAAACCCGGCTGCCGTCATCCTCGAGGAAGTTCCAAAAAATGTTCCCAACCGACCCGACTGCGCAACCTGGGAAAACGCAAGGAAAATCGTTGACGCAGTCGAAGACCCGCGAAACTTCACAGTGACCGCGGTACTCGCGAAAACCGGGTGCCGAGCACGTGAAGCCTGTGAAATACGAGAAGACGACCTCCTTCTCGATGAAGGATTCATCCGGCTACGGAAACGGAAAGGAGGCAAACAGACGGTCGTCCCAATCGACAACGAACTTAGAGAGATTATCGAGTTCTATCAACTAATTCGGACGGACAAGGGCTCAGACTATCTCTTCGAATCGGTGAAAGGAGGACGAATGACACGGGAGCAGTTACGTCGGCACGTCCGTGGTGCCGCTGTCCGAGCCGGAGTCATGGAAGAAGGTGAAACAAGGTTCCACAAGAAGTTTACACCCCACACCTTCCGAACCGTGTTCACCACATTGATGCGGAACCAAGGAATGAGCGACCACGTCCTAAAGTACATTCGTGGTGACTCAAAGACCGAGACAATGGATATCTACACTCGTGTTGACCGGACACAAGCACGAGAAGAATACTTAGACTGTATCAAGAAGCTGGACGTCCACATCTAA